The Cytobacillus oceanisediminis genomic interval TACTCCTAAAGGAGAAGGTCCATTTCCTGCGCTCGTATACTATCACGGCGGCGGCTGGGTAATCGGTGACCTGGAGACAGTAGAGGTTCCTTGCAGGCTATTAACGAATCTGGCAAATTGCGTGGTCATTTCTGTGAATTACAGACTGGCTCCAGAGCATAAATTCCCTGCCGCTGCGGATGATTCGTATGCTGCAGTTAAGTGGGTGGCTGAAAATGCAGCATCCATTGGAGTGGATCCAAGCCGCATTGCCGTCGGCGGCGACAGTGCAGGCGGAAACCTTGCAGCCGTTGTTGCCCTCATGGCTAGAGACAAGGGCGAAATCTCACTTGCCTATCAGATGCTGATCTACCCGGTAACCAACCATTCCTATGCTACAGAATCCTATACTGAAAACGCAGACGGCTATCTGTTAACGAAAGACAGCATGGAATGGTTCTGGAATCATTATTTGCTGAATGAAGAGGATGGAAAAAATCCATATGCCTCTCCACTGCAGGCAAAAGACCTAAGCGGACTGCCGCCGGCATTGGTGTTAACGGGAGAATTTGACCCGCTGCGCGATGAGGGTGAAGCCTATGCTGAGCGTTTAAAAGAAGCCGGCGTCCAGGTTGAAACCAAACGATATGACGGCATGATCCATGGATTCTTTTGGATGCCAGGTGTACTGGAGCAGGGAAGAAAATCAATTGAGCAGGCGGCAGATGCTTTAAAGCGTGTGTTCCAGGACAGTGTCGCTTCGAAATAATAGATATGCAGATTGGACACTTCTGATTGGGGAGTGTCCTTTTTTGTGTTATTTTGTAAATTAATTAATTGCTAGATTTTCTGAAGAGATCATGGCAACTATAAGTGAAATAAATGGTCGCCATGGAGAGTTCATGAAGACGAAAGTTTAAGCGAGGAAAAGAAAACGGTCGCCATAGAGCGTTCATGAAGACGAAAACGGAAGGGAGGAAAGGAAAACGGTCGCCATAGAGTGTTCATGACGACGAAAACAGGAGGGAGGAAAAGAAATTGGTCGCCATGAATCGCACATGACTACAAATAAAGAAGTATGGAAAAGAAAACATTCGATATAAAGCCCCTGAAATAAAAGTTTCCCCCAAACACTGGTCCCCATCGCTCAATTTGGGGTAATCAATTTCCCATTCTTCCATATTTATATTCTTCTCCTGCCTATCAAGATGCTCTTTATCCTATTTTCGAGATAAATACCAGCTGAAAATATTAAATTTAGTAGTAATGTACCTCTTTTATTACCCCAATTTACTGCTCACATCTCTCCCCTTTAAGATGAATATAGTAAGTATTCTTACTTTTCTATCAATTAAAGCGCAGGAGGAAAAATATGAAGTCACGCAATAATCTATTAAAAGGGGCTCTAGCTGCAAGTTTATTATTCACTGCTTCCATTCCATTTAATGTGCTTGCACAGAAGCCGGAGATCACGGTGGACGAAGCGGAAAAAATCTTAAGTGGCCTCTCTAAAGAACAAAGAGATGCTTTAGAACAGCTTGAAATAGGGCCGGGATTTGTTATTTCCCCTGAAGTAAATACAACCACTCCCGAGCTGGTCGAAGTCATTGTGGAATTTAACCAGGCTCCTGCAAAGGTGGAGGTAAAGAAAGAAGCTTTAAAGAACAAAAAACTTTCTCTTTCTTCAGCTAAAGAAAAAGTAGAAAAATCCCACAGTGAATTCAAAGCCCATGTTGGCAAGCTGAAGGCTAAGAAAAGCAGTTCATTGTATGACGCCAGTAAAATTGAAGTGAAACGCGAATACAAGAATGCATTTAATGGGGTTTCCATGACACTGCCGGGTATAGCGGTGGAAGAACTCCTGCAATCAGGCGCAGTAAAAAGGATTTGGAGCAATGCACAGGTCCAGCTGGATCTTCCTTCAGCAGAGCAATCTAAAATGAAGCCGAAGATGGCAGACAGCATTCCGCAAATCGGTGTGGATAAGCTTCACGATGAAGGGGTTACCGGAAAAGGAATCAAGGTTGGAGTACTGGACACAGGAATTGATTATACGCACCCTGACTTAACAGATTCTTATAAAGGGTACCGTGCAGAAAACGGACAAGATCCGAAAGCAGTCGATCCTGCCTCTGTGAAAGGCTGGGATTTTATCAATAATGATGCTGACCCAATGGAAGCGACCTATGATGAATGGAAAGCGGCGAATAGGCCTGAGTATCTAAATGGCTCTGCCTATTATACTTCCCATGGTACGCATGTCTCCGGCACAATTGCTGCGCAAAAAGACAATGCAGTTGATTATGCTGTTAAAGGAGTGGCGCCTGATGTAGATTTATTCGCTTACAGAGTTCTCGGTCCGTATGGTTCAGGTACGACAGATGGAGTGCTGGCAGGCATTGATAAAGCTGTTGAGGATGGCATGGACGTAATTAATTTATCCCTAGGTGCTAGTGTAAATGATCCTTTATATCCTACATCAGTGGCGATTAATAACGCGATGCTTTCAGGTGTCGTTTCCGTTGTCGCAGCCGGAAATGCGGGCCCGACTGAAAAGACGCTTGGATCTCCAGGTACGAGTGCGTTTGGGATTACAGTAGGTGCGAGTGATGCAGCCATTTCCATTCCGGCTTTTAAAGCCAGTGCAGGTGACAAGATTTTTGAATCTATGAAATTACTTGCCAAGAATTTTTCTGATGACTTAAAAATTCTGGAAGGTAAATCGTATCCTGTTGTGTTTACTGGGTTGGGTAAACCAGGAGATTTTACAGGGAAAGAGTTAGCTGGCAGAATTGCATTAATTGAACGCGGAGAGCTGACATTTGAGGAAAAAGTGAAAAATGCCAAAAATGCAGGCGCAGCAGCTGTCATCATTTTTAATAACACTGAAGGTGAAATCCCTGCCTACATAGGAGAAAACACCAAATATATCCCAACGTTCCAGCTTACGAAAGCAGATGGAGACTATTTAAAAGGGAATCCTGATGCATCTCTCACATTTGATCAGCTTGCTGAGGTTAAAACAGAAGGAGATTCTCTTGCAGACTTCAGCTCAAGAGGGCCTGTCAACAGCAATTATGATATAAAACCGGATCTTGTGGCACCAGGGGTCTCCATATTCTCCACTTATCCGGAATTCATGAACCACCCGGAAGAGGGACATGATTATAGCTCTGCCTACGCTAGACTGAATGGAACCTCTATGGCGACTCCTCATATCGCGGGTGTGGCAGCACTTATGCTTCAGCAAAATCCAGACATGGACCCATTCACTGTTAAAACAGCTCTAATGAACACATCTGATGATTTAAAGAGTGATTACTCAGTATATGAAGTGGGGGCTGGCCGGGTAGATGCCTATCAGGCTGTTCATTCGGACATATCTTTCAAAGTAATGGATCAAACCGATCATATAGAAAACGGAGAATACATCCAAGTAGATGAGATTACAGGTTCCATCAGCTACGGCAGCCATTATCTGGACAATGCGGATATCGAGGACAGCCGAAGCATACAAGTGGCGAATAATAGCAAACAGGATCAATCATTCAGAGTAGAAGTGGAATATCATGCAGCCCGGGAAGGCGTGCAGGACGGAATTAAAAATGAAATTAAAGTCACTACCCCTGAATCGCTGACAATTGGAGCAGGGAAAACAGAACAAATTAAGGCTGGAATTGTCATTCCAAAATCGGCTGAAATCGGCCGCTATGAAGGCTATATTCATGTGGTTAATCAGGCAAATCCAAATGACCGCTATCAAATTCCTTTTGCCATAAGAGTGACAGACAAAGGGATTGCCTATGCCGAGCCGCTCTCACCTTCTGTTACAACAGATACGCCATTCCATCAATACTATGCACCAGGTTCTCACTTTGTCTTTAAGTTTAAAAGTCCAATGGAAACGTTCGACCTGATTGTCAAAGATGCCAACACAGGCAAGGCTGTAGGGCTCGTAGGAAGCTATGACGGCAGCCAGGCAGTCCCTGATAAGGAATACCTGATCTTTTTTGGACACAGGGGACTTGTTTATCCATTCACTGGGAATAAGAAGCAGCCAATAGCTGATTATATTCATAAACTGCCAGAGGGCGATTATGTACTTGATCTGATCAGCCGGGATTCCGAAGGGAAAAGTTATCACTACGAGAGTGTCGGTATCGTAGATAATACCCCGCCGGAAGTGGATCTGGATATTGAACCGGGAGTCATCGAAATAAACGATGGGATGCTGACAGATGAAGACGGCCATCACGCACTCTGGGTACATGGAAATGTAACAGATAAAACAGTTGATCTATTGCAATCAAAAGGAAAGAATTTCACCCAAAAAACCAATACTGCTGCATATTATGAAAATGGCAGTCCGTTTATTAGCGGATTTTTAAAGCTGGATGACAATGGCGCAACTAAATTCGGTGTACTGCCGGAAGAATACGAATCCGCTCCGTACCAGTTAAGGCTATTTCCATGGGATATGGCGACAGCCGCAAACATGTTTTCAGGTCCTCAGTATGTATTCATGAAGGAAGGCACCGAACATGCGACCAGCCGATTTGATAAGAGCAGTGTAAAGCTGAATGATGAGATTACCATGACACTTGATTTAAATAATGTGAAGAAATTTATTTCAGGTTCATTTGAGGTGCAGCCTTTCCTCAATTTCTTTGAATTCCAGGAAGTTAAGGTGAATGCAAAGCTTCAAAAATTTGCTGATGAAGAAGGAATTTCTATTGAATTGGATAAACCTGTTGTTACCCAATCAGGAGTAAAGGTCGGAGCATCGCTTTCAAAAGCTGATTTCGAGGGCATCAGCGGGGATATGCCATTCCTTGATGTCACCTTTAAGGTCACAGATGATACAAATTATGCGAGATACTCTTCTATTGGTTTAAAGGAGTTATCTTATAAAAAACAGGGAGAAAGTGGAGAAAAGAAAATTCCGGCATATAGCTTGAACCATTTTGAATTCAATTCCTCACATTCAAGAATAACCGGTAATATAGCACCGGAAGCTTTCTTAACCTCCGGAGGCTGGATTGATAACAAATACGATTTTACCAAGCTTAAGGCAAAGGTCTTCGCCAAAGCTGCAAATGGAAAGATATATGAGGGAACAATGGACAGCAAGGGCCTCTTTGAAGTGATTGTACCAGCAGATAAAAAAGCTTATACCATCTACGTCGAGGTGCCTGGCCATATGGCTGAATATAAGAATGTAATGGCAAGCATCGAAAAAGAGGGAGAGCAGCAAGGCCTGTATGTGAGAATTAACCCTGAAGATAACCTTGCAGGGGATGTTACCCAGGATCAGATTGTTGATATCCGGGATCTGAAAGAAGCTGTTGATCATTATGGCAAGAAAGCCCCTGAAAACCCGCATCTCGATATTAACCAGGATGGGGTGGTCGATGAAACAGATGTCAGATGGATTGAAAAGAATTTCTTGACGAAAGGCTCATTAGCAGGAAAAGGAAATCAGCCGGAAGAAACAATCGGGAAAAAAGGCCTTGCGGATTTCCTGAAAATGATTGGATTGGAGCCAAAAGAAAAATAAGAATTGCACAGAAGGCGGGAGACACGTTCTCCTGCCTGTTTCTATTAACCTATAGTAAATCACTGGTGATTTCACTATAATAATAGAAACTTTAATACCGAGGTGCAGCATGATCATTGGGAAAATAATTAAGTTTTACAGGGAAAGAGAAGGTCTAACTCAGGGTCAGCTGGGGGAAGGGATTTGTTCGGTAACCCATTTGAGTAAAATTGAACGGGGAATTACCGAATACTCCGGAGAAATAACACATCTTCTGGCCAGGAGGCTCGGCATTAAGCCCGAAGAGGAAATACTTCGATATCATCAGCTTGCAAAGAGGCTGAATGAATGGCATGAGAGCATGATCATGCAGCGAATACAGGAATCTGAACAGATAAAAAAGGAACTGCAGGTTGAAAAACTGATTCATATGCCGGATTTTCAGACTCTATATGGCCTGCTTTCAGCCAGGTACTATTTATCTGTGAGTGATTTGGAGTCAGCATCAAAGTTGATTTCGGATCTTAATAAAACTTCCGCTGCCTTTTCACCTCATGATGCGAATCTGTTAAAGCATATTCAGGGCATCTATTATTTTCTTACAGGTCAATACCGTGACTGTATCAGCTGTTTAGCTTCCATTGACAGAGATCAGTATAATTATGAAGAATACTATTACCATTTAGCGATTGCTTACCATTCCATCCATTCAAATATCACAGCCTATTATTATGGCAAAAAGGCTCTTCAATATTTTCAAAGAACCTTAAACATCCTCCGCATTATCGACACAGAAATGCTGCTGATTGTTCAGCTAAATGCCAAGGAACTTCATGATTTTAATGAAACAAAGGAAAAATATGAACAGTTAATTAAGCTATGTGATGCGTGTAATTCAGGTGACCGAAAATCCAAGCTTTATCATAATCTGGCATTTGAATATTTTCGCCGAAAGAAATACAGGGAATCAGCAGGCCTTTATGAAGAAGCACTGAAGCTAACGGCCGAAAATGCTCCTCACTATTTAACTGCTTTAGATGGATACATCCATACCTGTTATAAAGGAAAGCTTCAGGCCGGCAGTGCGCTAATAAAATTAGCTGAAGAAGGCATGGAGAGTGCAAAAGCAGCTGATTCTTATACCTGGATTTATTTTCAGCTTCATCTCCATCTATTGAAAAATGAAGAACAGCAATACTATCAATTTATTGAGGAAACAGCCTTGCCGTACTTTAAAAAAATTGGCTATGGCATTTTAATCGACCATTATGAGAAAAAGCTTTTCCACTTTTATTCAGAAAAAGGGGAGGCTCAAAAAGCGATTGAGCTCGCACGTTCTTTTATACATAAACAGAAAAGCTATTATGATCACGAGTAGACTTTTTTCGAGCTGAAAAAAATGAGACTGCATTGTTATGCTGTCTCATTTTTCATTGACTGTTTATGCATCCTTCTCTGAAACATTTTCGCATTTGTTCCTATATAAACACCAGTCAAAACAAATGCTGCCCCTATTCCATGAGCCATGGTGAACGTTTCACCCAAAAAGACCGTAGCCATGATAACGGCAGATACAGGCATCACATTAATAAAAATGGAGGCCTTGGCCGCACCGACCTCTTTAATTCCGTTGTAATACATCACAAATGAAACCACGGTAACAAAAATGCTCATATGGGCAATCGCAGCCCATGTCGTAATGCTGGCTTGCTGGATATCCATCCACGATGTTTCAGCCGAAGCGAATGGCAATAGAAACAAGGTTCCATAGGCAACTGCATAAGTAGTGGATTCCACTGAGCTGAATTTTTTCAAAACCACTTTCCCTACAACACTATAGATGGCCCAGCTGACCACAGCTCCTAGCAATACGAAGTCAATGGGTTCAAATCCATATTGGAAAAGAGTGAGCAAATGGCCATCTGTAATAATAAACACTACACCTGTCAAAGCAACGGCCATTCCAATGATATGATTTTTTGTGATTTTTTCTTTTAGGAATAATCCTGATAAAAGGACGATCAGCACCGGGTTTGAAGCAATAAATAATGAGCTTTTAATCACTGGCGCATGCTTTGTGGCCAGGAAAAAACAAATATTATACAGGGCAATTCCGGTCAGGCCCAAAAGTGCAAACAATCCATGATCCCTTAAATTCGGTCGTTTCCGGTCTTTCTCCATGATCCGCATGAGCGGAAAAAGCAGGATGGCAGCTCCCAAAAACCGCAAAAAAGCAACTGTTGCAGGTTCAAAGCTTTGAACAGCAAACTTGCCGGCAATAAAAGCGCTGCCCCATATAGCAGTAGCCAAAGTCAGCATTCCATATATAAGCCATAATCTCTTTTTCAAACAACTCGCCTTCATTTCTGTAAAATTTTATAAATAGTATTATAACACCTTTTTCGAAAGGCGAAATAGTTATTTTATTATTAAAGATTTATTAATTTTAACTTTAGGAAAAAAGGACGAGGGGAATATGTTGTTTTTTGTCATACTTTATCAATTTAAAGTGTAAAACAGTTGTTTTTTCTCAATCACTTTACTAATATTTAAAACATAGTCTCTGAAATTAGCGGAAAATTCATTCTTTTTTCTCTGTCGAGGGACAAGCCCATCCCTTATCATTTCTTTAGAGTCCCGAAGAAAGGGGCTAAATAGAAAGGGTGAAATACATATGAAGAAAATGGCAGAGAAAATCGCATTACTGACAGCATTTCTTGTTATGCTGTTCTCCACATTTTCCTTTGCGGCAACTGTACCAGGAGGGCCATCTACAAATGGAAACACCAGTATTAACAGTATGATGTCCTACGAAGATGTAGTGAAAACACTCAACGGCATTGAACAGACAAGCAAGGGGAAAGTGGAAGTTTTTACACTCGACCGCTTCGGAAAATCAGAGCAGGGCAGAAGCATTTATGTCGCCAAGGTTGGAAACGGGGAAAAGAAAATCTGGATACAGGCTCAAATCCATGGCAATGAAAAGCTGGTTACAGAGGCAGCGCTTCAGCTGTTAAAAACTTATGCGGGCAACAATTCCAAAGAGGTACAGACTGTTCTGGAAGAGTCCACACTATACTTCATTCCAATGTACAATCCGGATGGAGCAGAAATGAATACCCGTAGTACAAAGGTTATGGAGACAGGACAATTACTGGATTTGAATCGGGATTGGGCAGCTGAAGGTTTTAAAGCCAAAGAGTCTAAAGTCGTTTATTCTTATTGGGCAGAATTGAAACCTGACTTTGCGATCGATTTGCATCATCAAGGATTAAAACAGGTTTATGGAACAAATGAAGCAACGTCATTTTCACTCGGTATTTCCCTGGCGCCAAATGGACCAACACTGCCTGCATACAAAAACTACAATGATGTGACAAGGCAGATGCTGGCATATGTCTACGATGAAATGAGCGGATACGGCTATACCCATATCGACCGCTACCAGATTGTTGATAGTGAAAAACAAGTAGGCTATGATATCGACATTAAAGGCGGGGTCGTTTCAGCTATGATGATGGGATTGAATTATAATGGTTTGAACCCGGAAAATCACAGCCATCCAGCAGTATTTTTTGAAACAAAAGGCAATTCAAGCGATGGCAGCCTGGGGCAGAAATCGAACGGATATTTAACAAAACAAAACTTTTTAGCTTTAAAATCCTTGGTATATGGCTATGTTACAGGAGAAGTAAATGAAGTGGATCCTGAGAGTTGGAATGACATCCCGTCTTATCCTTTAGCAGGCTATTGGACAGATTATAATGGGATTGTTCCTGCGGGATCATCAGGATTTTAAGTTAATAAAGAAGGAGCTGGTCATGGAGCCAGCTTCTTTTTATCTGTTGTTCTTCTTCACCGCACTCTCTTCAACCATCCCTCTTACATCCTCTGCCATTTTATCAAAAGCCTGATTTACCCGATCCATCAAAACATCCTGGGAAGCGCTGTTTCGATTATCAGTTCCTTCATTAATATCCTTTTTCATTCTGATCACCTCCGTAAAAAATAT includes:
- a CDS encoding S8 family serine peptidase, with product MKSRNNLLKGALAASLLFTASIPFNVLAQKPEITVDEAEKILSGLSKEQRDALEQLEIGPGFVISPEVNTTTPELVEVIVEFNQAPAKVEVKKEALKNKKLSLSSAKEKVEKSHSEFKAHVGKLKAKKSSSLYDASKIEVKREYKNAFNGVSMTLPGIAVEELLQSGAVKRIWSNAQVQLDLPSAEQSKMKPKMADSIPQIGVDKLHDEGVTGKGIKVGVLDTGIDYTHPDLTDSYKGYRAENGQDPKAVDPASVKGWDFINNDADPMEATYDEWKAANRPEYLNGSAYYTSHGTHVSGTIAAQKDNAVDYAVKGVAPDVDLFAYRVLGPYGSGTTDGVLAGIDKAVEDGMDVINLSLGASVNDPLYPTSVAINNAMLSGVVSVVAAGNAGPTEKTLGSPGTSAFGITVGASDAAISIPAFKASAGDKIFESMKLLAKNFSDDLKILEGKSYPVVFTGLGKPGDFTGKELAGRIALIERGELTFEEKVKNAKNAGAAAVIIFNNTEGEIPAYIGENTKYIPTFQLTKADGDYLKGNPDASLTFDQLAEVKTEGDSLADFSSRGPVNSNYDIKPDLVAPGVSIFSTYPEFMNHPEEGHDYSSAYARLNGTSMATPHIAGVAALMLQQNPDMDPFTVKTALMNTSDDLKSDYSVYEVGAGRVDAYQAVHSDISFKVMDQTDHIENGEYIQVDEITGSISYGSHYLDNADIEDSRSIQVANNSKQDQSFRVEVEYHAAREGVQDGIKNEIKVTTPESLTIGAGKTEQIKAGIVIPKSAEIGRYEGYIHVVNQANPNDRYQIPFAIRVTDKGIAYAEPLSPSVTTDTPFHQYYAPGSHFVFKFKSPMETFDLIVKDANTGKAVGLVGSYDGSQAVPDKEYLIFFGHRGLVYPFTGNKKQPIADYIHKLPEGDYVLDLISRDSEGKSYHYESVGIVDNTPPEVDLDIEPGVIEINDGMLTDEDGHHALWVHGNVTDKTVDLLQSKGKNFTQKTNTAAYYENGSPFISGFLKLDDNGATKFGVLPEEYESAPYQLRLFPWDMATAANMFSGPQYVFMKEGTEHATSRFDKSSVKLNDEITMTLDLNNVKKFISGSFEVQPFLNFFEFQEVKVNAKLQKFADEEGISIELDKPVVTQSGVKVGASLSKADFEGISGDMPFLDVTFKVTDDTNYARYSSIGLKELSYKKQGESGEKKIPAYSLNHFEFNSSHSRITGNIAPEAFLTSGGWIDNKYDFTKLKAKVFAKAANGKIYEGTMDSKGLFEVIVPADKKAYTIYVEVPGHMAEYKNVMASIEKEGEQQGLYVRINPEDNLAGDVTQDQIVDIRDLKEAVDHYGKKAPENPHLDINQDGVVDETDVRWIEKNFLTKGSLAGKGNQPEETIGKKGLADFLKMIGLEPKEK
- a CDS encoding M14 family zinc carboxypeptidase; the protein is MKKMAEKIALLTAFLVMLFSTFSFAATVPGGPSTNGNTSINSMMSYEDVVKTLNGIEQTSKGKVEVFTLDRFGKSEQGRSIYVAKVGNGEKKIWIQAQIHGNEKLVTEAALQLLKTYAGNNSKEVQTVLEESTLYFIPMYNPDGAEMNTRSTKVMETGQLLDLNRDWAAEGFKAKESKVVYSYWAELKPDFAIDLHHQGLKQVYGTNEATSFSLGISLAPNGPTLPAYKNYNDVTRQMLAYVYDEMSGYGYTHIDRYQIVDSEKQVGYDIDIKGGVVSAMMMGLNYNGLNPENHSHPAVFFETKGNSSDGSLGQKSNGYLTKQNFLALKSLVYGYVTGEVNEVDPESWNDIPSYPLAGYWTDYNGIVPAGSSGF
- a CDS encoding DMT family transporter, whose protein sequence is MLTLATAIWGSAFIAGKFAVQSFEPATVAFLRFLGAAILLFPLMRIMEKDRKRPNLRDHGLFALLGLTGIALYNICFFLATKHAPVIKSSLFIASNPVLIVLLSGLFLKEKITKNHIIGMAVALTGVVFIITDGHLLTLFQYGFEPIDFVLLGAVVSWAIYSVVGKVVLKKFSSVESTTYAVAYGTLFLLPFASAETSWMDIQQASITTWAAIAHMSIFVTVVSFVMYYNGIKEVGAAKASIFINVMPVSAVIMATVFLGETFTMAHGIGAAFVLTGVYIGTNAKMFQRRMHKQSMKNETA
- a CDS encoding helix-turn-helix domain-containing protein, whose translation is MIIGKIIKFYREREGLTQGQLGEGICSVTHLSKIERGITEYSGEITHLLARRLGIKPEEEILRYHQLAKRLNEWHESMIMQRIQESEQIKKELQVEKLIHMPDFQTLYGLLSARYYLSVSDLESASKLISDLNKTSAAFSPHDANLLKHIQGIYYFLTGQYRDCISCLASIDRDQYNYEEYYYHLAIAYHSIHSNITAYYYGKKALQYFQRTLNILRIIDTEMLLIVQLNAKELHDFNETKEKYEQLIKLCDACNSGDRKSKLYHNLAFEYFRRKKYRESAGLYEEALKLTAENAPHYLTALDGYIHTCYKGKLQAGSALIKLAEEGMESAKAADSYTWIYFQLHLHLLKNEEQQYYQFIEETALPYFKKIGYGILIDHYEKKLFHFYSEKGEAQKAIELARSFIHKQKSYYDHE
- a CDS encoding alpha/beta hydrolase; the encoded protein is MALDPQAKFLLEQMEAAGAPPMSQLSPEEARLTIDFSALAGEPEEVGKIENRKIAGPGGEIPVRIYTPKGEGPFPALVYYHGGGWVIGDLETVEVPCRLLTNLANCVVISVNYRLAPEHKFPAAADDSYAAVKWVAENAASIGVDPSRIAVGGDSAGGNLAAVVALMARDKGEISLAYQMLIYPVTNHSYATESYTENADGYLLTKDSMEWFWNHYLLNEEDGKNPYASPLQAKDLSGLPPALVLTGEFDPLRDEGEAYAERLKEAGVQVETKRYDGMIHGFFWMPGVLEQGRKSIEQAADALKRVFQDSVASK